The Tautonia plasticadhaerens nucleotide sequence ACCGCGAGGAGCTGCGCCGAACGCTCGCCGAGGGGCCGGACCCGGGCGGCGACGGCGTCTTCGCGTTCGAGCACCGGGTGGTCCCGCCCGACGGCCCGACTCGCTGGCTGAACATCCGCAAGCGCATCTCATTCGAGGCCGAAGACGGCCGGGCCCGGCCCCGGTCCGAGCTGATGGTGGTGATGGACGTCACCGACCGCCTCCGCTCCGCCGAGGTCCTCCGCCAGAGCGAGGCGCGGTTCCGGGGTGCCTTCGACGTCGCCGCCGTCGGCATGGCGCTGGTCGACCCGGGGGGCAGATTCCTCCGGGTCAATCGGATCCTCTGCGAGATCGTCGGCTATCCCGAGCACGAGCTGCTCCGGCTCGACTTCCAGCGGATCACCCACCCCGAGGACCTGGAGGCCGACCTCGACCAGGTCCGCCTCACCCTCTCCGGGGAGATCCCCAGCTACCGGATGGAGAAACGCTACTTCCACAAGGAGGGGCACGTCGTCTGGGTCGTGCTCAGCGTCGCGCTGGTCCGGGACGAGGACGGAAGGCCGCTGCACTTCGTGGCGATGATCGAGGACATCACCCCCCGCAAGCGTGCCGAGGAGGCCGTCCGGGAGAGCGAGCGCCGCTTCCGGGAGCTGGCCGACAGCGCCCCGGTCCTCATCCTCATGGGAGACCTGGAGGTCGGCTGCACCTTCGCCAACCAGACGGCCCTCGACTTCCTCGGGGGCCCGGCCGACGAGCTGCTCGGGATGGGCATCATGGGGCGTTTCCACCCCGAGGACGCGGGACGATGCGTCGAGGACTACGGCCGGGTGATGCTCGGCAGGCAGGCCCTGGAGGCCGAATACCGCCTCCGCCACGCCGACGGCTCCTACCGCTGGATGGCCTTCCGGGGCATCCCCCGGGTGCTGGCCGACGGCACCATGCTCGGCTACCTGACCTGCTGCACCGACGTGACCGAGCGCAAGGAGGTCGAGGCGTCGCTCCGCCGGGCCAAGGAGGCGGCCGAGGCCGCCACCCGGGCCAAGAGCGAGTTCCTGGCCAACATGAGCCACGAGATCCGCACGCCGATGAACGGCATCCTCGGCATGACCGAGCTGACCCTGGACACCGCCCTCTCCCCCCGCCAGCGCGAGTACATCACCCTGGCCCGCTCGTCGGCCGAGTCGCTGATGACGATCATCGACGACATCCTCGACTTCTCCAAGATCGAGGCCGGCAAGCTCAGGCTCGACCCCGCACCCTTCCCCCTCCGGCAGGCGGTCGAGGAGACGCTCCGCGTCCTGGCCGTCCGGGCGCACGGCAAGGGGCTGGAGCTGGCCCTGAGGATCGCGCCGGAGGTGCCCGACGCCGTGGTCGGCGACGCCGACCGCCTCCGCCAGGTGCTGGTCAACCTCGTCGGCAACGCCATCAAGTTCACCGACGGGGGCGAGGTCGTCGTCGACGTCGAATCCGATCCGCCCGACGACGACGGCGTCACCCTCAGTTTCCGCGTCTCGGACACCGGGATCGGCATCCCCCCGGAGAAGCTCACGGCGATCTTCGCCCCCTTCGAGCAGGCCGACGGCTCCACCACCCGACGCTTCGGCGGCACGGGCCTGGGCCTGGCCATCTCCTCCAAGCTCGTGGCCATGATGGGCGGGGCCATCCTCGCCGAGAGCACGCCCGGCTCCGGCAGCACCTTCCGCTTCCGGGCCCGCCTCGGCCTGGCCGATCGGGCCCGGTCGCAGCGGCCGTCGCCGTCGCCCCCGGCCCTGATCGGCCGCAAGGTGCTGGTGGTCGACGACAACGCCACCAACCGGCTGATCCTCCAGGAGCTGCTGGGCACCTGGGGGATGCGGGCCGTCGGCCTCGACGGCGGCGAGGCCGCGCTGGCCGCCCTGCGCTCGGCCGCCGCCCTCGGGGAGCCGTTCGACGCCGCCCTGGTCGACGGCATGATGCCCGGCATGGACGGCTTCGACCTGGCCGACCGGATCCGGTCCGACCCGGCGATCGACTCGGTCCCGCTCCTGCTGCTGACCTCCGCCGGCCGTCCCGACGACGGGGACGCCCTGAGGGCCCTCCGCTTCTCCTCCTGCCTGGTCAAGCCGGTCCGACGGTCCGACCTGCTCGACTCCCTGATGACCGCCTTCTCCGCCCTCTCCCCGGACGACGGCCACCCCCCCGACCCGGGGCCCCGCGCCGGTCCCGACCACCCGGGCCCGGCCGGCCCGCTCCGCATCCTGCTGGTCGAGGACCACGCGGTCAATCAGAAGGTGGCCGTGCGGATGATCGAGGGCCTCGGCCACGGCGTCCGGGTCGCCGAGGACGGCCGGCAGGCGATCGACGCCCTGGCCGAGGAGCCCTTCGACCTCGTGCTGATGGACGTCCAGATGCCCGTCATGGACGGATTCGAGGCCATCCGGGCCATCCGGGACGCCGAGGCCCCCACCGGCCGCCACCAGCGGGTCATCGCCCTGACCGCCCACGCCATGGCCGGGGACCGCGAGCGTTGCCTCGCCTCCGGATTCGACGGCTACCTGCCCAAGCCCCTCCGCCAGGCCCAGCTCCGGGACGCCCTCGACGCCTCCCCCCGGCACGACCGGGCGGACGTCGCCCCGGCCGACGGGGCCGTCCGAGACGACCTGCTGGCGATCTGCGGGGGGGACGAGGAGTTCGCCCGGGAGCTGGCCGCCTCGGTCCTCGACTCGGCTCCCGGCGGCCTGGCCGAGCTGGAGCGGGCGATCCTCCTCGGCGACCCCGAGGCCGCGGCCGACCGCGCCCACGGCCTCAAGGGCATCTTCGCCACCATCGGCGCCGGGGCACTGGCCGATGCCTGTCGGGAGGTCGAGGAGGCCGCCCGGCACGGCGAGGGGCCCCGGGCGGCGGCCGGATGGCCGGCGGTCCGGGAGGGCTGGGAGCCGCTCCGCCTGGCCCTGTCGCAATTGCGGGAGGTCGAATCATGAAGATCCTCATCGCCGAGGACCAGGCCCCCGCCGCCCTCTACCTCCGCCGGACCCTGGAACGCATGGGACACCGGCCCGCCGTCGCCCCCGACGGCGAGGCCGCCTGGGAGATGCTCGAACGCGACGGCGCCGACGTGCTCATCTCCGACTGGATGATGCCCCGCCTCGACGGCCTCGGCCTCTGCCGCCGGATCCGGGCCGTCGAGCACGACCGCTATACCTACGTCATCCTCCTGACCGCCCGCAACAACCGGGACGACCGCCTGGAGGGCCTCCACGCCGGGGCCGACGACTTCCTCACCAAGCCCCCCGACCCCGACGAGTTGAACCTCCGGCTCCAGATCGCCGGCCGGATCCTCGCCGTCCACGCCGAGCTGGGCCGGCGCAACGCCCGGCTCGCCGAGCTGGCCACCACCGACGCCCTCACCGGCGTCCGCAACCGACGCCGTTTCCACGAGGACCTCGACCTGCTGCTCTCCCAGGCCAGGCGGCTCCGGGAGCCCCTCTCCCTGGTGATGCTCGACGTCGACAACTTCAAGTCGTTCAACGACTCCTTCGGCCACCCGGCCGGCGACGAGGTCCTCCGGCGCGTCGGGGCGATGCTCCAGAGCTCGGTGCGCGGCCACGACCTCGTCGCCCGATACGGCGGCGAGGAGTTCGCCGTGCTCCTGCCGGCCACCGGCACCGAGGAGGCGGTCCTGGTCTCCGAGCGGCTCCGATCCGCCTTCCGATCCGAAGCCTGGCCCCATCGCCCCGTGACCGCCAGCCTCGGGCTCGACACCGCCGGCCCGGTCGAGTTCCAGGGCGCCGACGACCTCATCCGACGCGCCGACGAGGCCCTCTACCGCTCCAAACGCGAGGGCCGGGACCGCGTCTCCGCCTTCACCGACCGCCTCGCCGGGCCCGCCCCCTCCCCCCCCGCCGACGCCCTCCCGTCACCCCCTTCCCTCGCCCTCTGAACGCCGGGCGGCCCGCCCGACCAGGCCCGACGGCGAGGGCCCGGCTCATGCCCCCTCCTCCTCCCCCGACCCCGACCCCGACGCGGGCCCCGGCCCGGGGAGCCGGACCTCGAACGCGGCCCCCTCCCCCTCGACCGAGCGGACACCGATCGATCCGCCCAGCGCCTCGACGAGGCTCTTGCAGATCGACAGCCCGAGCCCGCTGCCGCCCGCCGCCCGGGACCGGGCAAGGTCGACCCGATAGAAGCGGTCGAACAGCCGGGGGAGGTCGGCCTCGGGGATGCCCGGGCCGGTGTCGACCACCCGGAGCACGCCGGACCCGCCTTCCACCGCCGTCGACACGACCACCGCCCCCCCGGGCCGGTTGTAGGCGATCGCGTTGGAGATCAGGTTGGTCGCCACCTGGCCGAGCCGGGCGGGATCGGCCGGCACGACGACGCGATCCCCCCGGACCTCGACCCGGACCCCCCTCCCCTCGGCCATCGGCCCGAGTTGCGAGGCGACCTCCAGGGCGATCGACCTCAGGTCGACCGGCCCCCGCTTCAGGTCGAGCTGCCCGGCGTCGGCCCGGGCCAGGGTGAGCAGGTCCTCGACGATCCCCCTCATCCGGCCGGCCGCCCTCCGGCAGGTGCCCAGCGACTCCCGATATTCGTCGGCCGA carries:
- a CDS encoding PAS domain S-box protein, whose product is MIEPIGASRDVRDRADALLHAHLTAGYRRADRLFATLLLYEWLAMIGIALWVSPLTWVGEDSYLHAHVWAAIFLGGAIVALPASLGLARPGWASTRHVIAVGQMLLGALLIHLCGGRIEAHFHVFGSLAFLALYRDWRVLLTASAVVAADHFLRGELWPRSIYGIETTSRWRWLEHVGWVSFEDAVLIVGCIQARRELSKVAERQAEGEAIRGRVERLVEERTAELSESRGTLERRVRDRTTELEQANLALLGEVADRRRAEAEARDLGDRFRGLTEAMPQLVWATTPDGHCDYLSRQWVDYTGVPEAEQLGMGWVDAVHPDDRDRARSCWEAASGESGNGLYDLEYRLRAADGSYRWFTVRGRASRGADGRPERWIGTCTDIDDRKRAEEALRRTLDELDERVRRRTAELQAANAQLRDEIADRRRAEAEARERQRFIEGITGAIPSILYLYDLETRSNRWVNGRIEAILGYSPEQIREMGPGILSRLVHPDDAEAIGLADEGSRYDGLGDGEIREFEYRHRHADGSWRWLRSRELVACRDARGRPLQILGAADDVTEARKAAQALRDGEERLRLALDLAGLGVIAIDHDADSAIADETAAALFGVPPDAAIPRRALHDRLHPDDREELRRTLAEGPDPGGDGVFAFEHRVVPPDGPTRWLNIRKRISFEAEDGRARPRSELMVVMDVTDRLRSAEVLRQSEARFRGAFDVAAVGMALVDPGGRFLRVNRILCEIVGYPEHELLRLDFQRITHPEDLEADLDQVRLTLSGEIPSYRMEKRYFHKEGHVVWVVLSVALVRDEDGRPLHFVAMIEDITPRKRAEEAVRESERRFRELADSAPVLILMGDLEVGCTFANQTALDFLGGPADELLGMGIMGRFHPEDAGRCVEDYGRVMLGRQALEAEYRLRHADGSYRWMAFRGIPRVLADGTMLGYLTCCTDVTERKEVEASLRRAKEAAEAATRAKSEFLANMSHEIRTPMNGILGMTELTLDTALSPRQREYITLARSSAESLMTIIDDILDFSKIEAGKLRLDPAPFPLRQAVEETLRVLAVRAHGKGLELALRIAPEVPDAVVGDADRLRQVLVNLVGNAIKFTDGGEVVVDVESDPPDDDGVTLSFRVSDTGIGIPPEKLTAIFAPFEQADGSTTRRFGGTGLGLAISSKLVAMMGGAILAESTPGSGSTFRFRARLGLADRARSQRPSPSPPALIGRKVLVVDDNATNRLILQELLGTWGMRAVGLDGGEAALAALRSAAALGEPFDAALVDGMMPGMDGFDLADRIRSDPAIDSVPLLLLTSAGRPDDGDALRALRFSSCLVKPVRRSDLLDSLMTAFSALSPDDGHPPDPGPRAGPDHPGPAGPLRILLVEDHAVNQKVAVRMIEGLGHGVRVAEDGRQAIDALAEEPFDLVLMDVQMPVMDGFEAIRAIRDAEAPTGRHQRVIALTAHAMAGDRERCLASGFDGYLPKPLRQAQLRDALDASPRHDRADVAPADGAVRDDLLAICGGDEEFARELAASVLDSAPGGLAELERAILLGDPEAAADRAHGLKGIFATIGAGALADACREVEEAARHGEGPRAAAGWPAVREGWEPLRLALSQLREVES
- a CDS encoding diguanylate cyclase gives rise to the protein MKILIAEDQAPAALYLRRTLERMGHRPAVAPDGEAAWEMLERDGADVLISDWMMPRLDGLGLCRRIRAVEHDRYTYVILLTARNNRDDRLEGLHAGADDFLTKPPDPDELNLRLQIAGRILAVHAELGRRNARLAELATTDALTGVRNRRRFHEDLDLLLSQARRLREPLSLVMLDVDNFKSFNDSFGHPAGDEVLRRVGAMLQSSVRGHDLVARYGGEEFAVLLPATGTEEAVLVSERLRSAFRSEAWPHRPVTASLGLDTAGPVEFQGADDLIRRADEALYRSKREGRDRVSAFTDRLAGPAPSPPADALPSPPSLAL